One stretch of Arachis hypogaea cultivar Tifrunner chromosome 20, arahy.Tifrunner.gnm2.J5K5, whole genome shotgun sequence DNA includes these proteins:
- the LOC112784900 gene encoding F-box/kelch-repeat protein At3g23880-like produces MKRGPIPDDDDSVARKGKVVTTTEEWPELLRCTTTKPPPILLDELIEEILLRIPARSLVRLRNSVCSSWRTLISSSRFAKDHLRRSMAVDPALTDPRIAYYSSWQKYYPVIGVFSVRSVFENRPHESTKVVAYEGRLLIIGSCNGLLCLNDNERAMLWNPCTGFTSQPLEIGRIFYVCGFGYDHVNDKYKLFLVEKKIEKSGGSVTRIFTFGPKSTWRTIQDFPYNEDTLMNTAGLFVSGTGTLNWLLCSGRTSFVAVLSLDLVKETYSQFPLPSRDSDDALCVFPRLGILRGCLAVCYETKQTHWTLWMMKEYGVPQSWTRLAIIPHHPLLVNPRSSYALEPMYMLKNDVLLVLSPSGKFVLCNLNDGSIDFPSIDSSAAGIPQLPPLSHGPGGWIFHIYHESLVSPSHFGLPTCSSSQIRLFKPTLSLKPIHLVNNISVESITLLPGDVK; encoded by the coding sequence ATGAAGAGGGGTCCCATTCCTGACGATGATGATAGTGTTGCGAGGAAGGGCAAGGTTGTCACAACCACCGAGGAGTGGCCGGAACTGCTCCGCTGTACCACCACAAAACCACCGCCTATTCTTCTGGACGAGCTCATAGAGGAAATCCTGCTGAGGATTCCGGCAAGGTCTCTTGTTCGATTAAGGAACAGCGTCTGCAGTTCATGGAGAACCCTAATTTCCAGTTCCCGATTTGCCAAGGACCACCTTCGACGTTCAATGGCGGTGGATCCAGCCTTGACCGACCCGCGTATTGCCTATTATAGCTCCTGGCAAAAATACTACCCCGTAATCGGAGTTTTCTCCGTCCGATCTGTGTTCGAGAACCGTCCCCATGAATCCACCAAAGTAGTTGCCTATGAGGGACGCCTTCTCATCATTGGCTCTTGTAATGGATTGCTGTGCTTGAACGATAACGAGCGTGCCATGCTGTGGAACCCCTGCACCGGATTCACATCTCAGCCGCTTGAAATTGGTCGTATCTTCTACGTCTGTGGATTCGGTTATGATCATGTGAACGACAAGTATAAGCTTTTCTTAGTTGAGAAAAAGATCGAGAAATCAGGTGGATCTGTCACCAGAATTTTCACATTCGGCCCAAAATCTACCTGGAGAACAATTCAGGATTTCCCATATAACGAGGATACTCTGATGAATACGGCAGGGCTTTTTGTAAGTGGCACTGGCACCCTTAATTGGCTTCTTTGCAGCGGTCGTACTAGTTTTGTCGCAGTTCTTTCCCTCGACTTGGTGAAAGAGACTTATAGTCAGTTTCCGCTTCCCAGTAGGGATTCAGATGATGCTCTCTGTGTGTTTCCCCGACTGGGTATCTTGAGGGGTTGTCTTGCTGTTTGTTATGAGACCAAGCAAACTCATTGGACTCTCTGGATGATGAAGGAGTATGGAGTTCCTCAATCTTGGACTAGATTGGCCATAATCCCCCACCACCCACTGCTCGTTAATCCTCGTTCATCTTATGCATTAGAGCCTATGTACATGTTGAAAAATGATGTTCTACTGGTGTTGTCTCCTAGTGGCAAGTTTGTTTTGTGTAACTTAAATGATGGCAGCATAGATTTTCCTAGTATTGACAGCTCCGCTGCTGGCATTCCCCAACTCCCTCCTTTGTCTCATGGTCCAGGCGGATGGATCTTTCACATCTATCATGAAAGCTTAGTTTCACCCTCGCACTTTGGTCTTCCAACTTGCTCATCATCTCAAATACGGTTATTTAAGCCAACCCTATCTCTTAAGCCTATTCATTTGGTGAATAATATCTCTGTTGAATCCATAACTTTATTACCGGGGGATGTTAagtaa
- the LOC114926085 gene encoding uncharacterized protein, giving the protein MTCLFILVIIFFFIYLNKKSPGKSPSPTPSPSPPAPPPRPPLTHESHTHSPPSEAQNPSFLLNGSAALPPPSVFSAPPWLPPSLFPNPNPLLLAVARNVDRIVAGFSVRGLEQVAVVSPLAVRLSVKDDDDDGSVYFSDAEDGGSSHSHFYSTHGDGGSAFDDCSFLCVSDLEAAAVVHDPGRGIIEFVTWVWRVIVESGVPIKLDCARKDDLAAVHKC; this is encoded by the exons atgacttgc ttatttattttggtaattatttttttttttatatatttaaataaaaaatcccccGGTAAGTCACCCTCACCCACCCCTTCCCCCAGCCCCCCAGCCCCCCCCCCCCGCCCGCCTCTCACTCACGAATCTCACACTCATTCACCCCCGTCTGAAGCCCAAAACCCTAGCTTCCTCCTCAACGGTTCTGCTGCATTGCCGCCGCCGTCCGTGTTCTCGGCGCCTCCGTGGCTTCCTCCTTCCCTCTTTCCGAACCCAAACCCTCTCTTGTTGGCTGTAGCTCGGAACGTCGACCGCATCGTCGCTGGCTTCTCTGTTCGAGGGTTGGAGCAGGTCGCCGTCGTGTCGCCGCTCGCCGTCCGTCTATCCGTCAAAG atgatgatgatgacggtaGCGTGTATTTCTCTGATGCAGAAGACGGTGGTTCAAGCCATTCTCATTTCTATTCAACACATGGTGATGGTGGTTCAGCATTTGATGATTGCAGCTTCTTATGTGTCTCTGATCTTGAAGCTGCTGCTGTTGTTCATGATCCTGGGAGGGGAATTATAGAATTTGTCACATGGGTTTGGAGAGTGATAGTTGAGTCTGGTGTTCCAATTAAATTGGATTGTGCTCGTAAAGATGATCTTGCTGCTGTTCACAAATGCTGA